In Cyanobium sp. AMD-g, the DNA window TCGCCGCCATGGAGACGCGCCTGGACCCGGGTGTCGAAGGGGTTGAACAACTGCTTGACGTTGAGCACCTCAACGAGGCTGGCGTCATCGTCGTGGCGTACTTTCAGGAACATCGCCCTGCTCCGGTTCTCGATACCTTCATTCTGGTGCCA includes these proteins:
- a CDS encoding acetyltransferase: MFLKVRHDDDASLVEVLNVKQLFNPFDTRVQARLHGGEEMQDPQEYAKSDLFFPSGETLPRCWLDSHYQS